The sequence below is a genomic window from Candidatus Zixiibacteriota bacterium.
AGGCAGAATATACGACAATCAAGTTTTAATAAGCACAACTGCTTAATAAAAGCCTCTCTTTTATGTGGTTAGTTGCAGGAGCTGGGCCGCCAGGTTCATCTCCTGTTTTATTTATTCCGATGGAAGGCGGGCGCAGATAGATAATTTCTCTGTATTCGAAACCATGGTGAGATCGGACCTATCCCGGATTTCATGGCGGATGTTCCACCCCTGTATAAAGGATTTTGTATATGAAGGGGGTAGCGTTATCGAAAATTATCGATAAATTGAAGACGTGGACAAAAACGATAGTAATTATCTTTCATCGCTGGTAGGCCGGTGTCTGGCCGATGACAGGAATGCCTGGACCGAACTGGTGGAGCGCATCACCCCGCTGGTTTTTTCAATATGCCGCAGGATGAAATTATCGCGCGAGGACAGTTTTGATATTTATGGTCAGGTGTCGTTTTTACTCTGGAAAAATCTGGATAGATTACAGACGCCGGCCAAATTGCTGTCTTACGTAACAACCATAACCCGTCGGGTTGTCTATGCTCATCAAAAGAAATCCAGGATACTGGAGCGGGTGGAAGAGGCCATCAAGTTGGAAACCGGCGATTTGTCGGCGGAAACACCCGAGGAAGTTTACGCCGTGCGGGAGAGAAGCGAGATATTATTAAAAGCCCTGGCCCGTCTTCCCAGACGAGATTATCAGCTAATTCGGGCGTTGTTTTTTAACCGGAGCAATCCCACCTATGAGGAAATTGCCCGGCAACTGGGCATACCAGTCTCGTCGATCGGGCCATCGCGCGAGCGTTGCTTTAAAAAACTGTATCGCCTGCTGAAGAAAAACGAGCGATTTTTTAGGTATTTTTTATGAAAATTTGTCTCTCTATCATGTATGGAGGAGGGTAGGAATGAAAAACGACCCAAACAAACTTGAACTCCTGCTGGAACTTGCCCGGGGCGGGTTGTCGGGCAACCGGAAAGTAAAAATCGAGTCCGAACTGGCCGCCGACGGAGAGTTACGTGATCTTTATAATATCGCAAAAAGCCTTCAGGAAGAAGGTTCAAGGACTGACCGGGACCAGCTTTACCGGTCGGCTATTGACATGTCGGGCAGGATGTTCGATGATATCCTGGAGGCTCGCCGGACAGGTCGCC
It includes:
- a CDS encoding sigma-70 family RNA polymerase sigma factor; protein product: MDKNDSNYLSSLVGRCLADDRNAWTELVERITPLVFSICRRMKLSREDSFDIYGQVSFLLWKNLDRLQTPAKLLSYVTTITRRVVYAHQKKSRILERVEEAIKLETGDLSAETPEEVYAVRERSEILLKALARLPRRDYQLIRALFFNRSNPTYEEIARQLGIPVSSIGPSRERCFKKLYRLLKKNERFFRYFL